In Aspergillus luchuensis IFO 4308 DNA, chromosome 1, nearly complete sequence, the following are encoded in one genomic region:
- a CDS encoding putative TIM barrel metal-dependent hydrolase (COG:S;~EggNog:ENOG410PMQ4;~InterPro:IPR006680,IPR032466;~PFAM:PF04909;~go_function: GO:0016787 - hydrolase activity [Evidence IEA]) codes for MPLSTGLTRRVVLGFAPSLIESMISLQKCSLRVAVGTLRLSCLPRTGLLESPRALFSTTHLKEERQICKEGTATLQPIPLKYRIPRGTWDTHMHVVEPERFPVSANAVYQPPEHTVDDAISFESTLGIEKIVLVQPSIYGTDNSCLLEALKTLGPSRGRGVVVIDPTNIDTETLEEWHSLGVRGVRVNLKSVGKVLSEHELTETLLQHAQIVRPFGWTIQVYVSLDMVPLLEKVVPQLGVKLCIDHFGGPDLAAVEHNGESFNPYTLPGFSSLISLLRGGETYVKISAPYRLSKDEEYRDLEAMAQEFLEAAPDRVIYATDWPHTRFSGVDIEPFTETCLRICAKEPGLAERVFRDNAEEMLRGV; via the exons ATGCCTTTATCCACCGGTTTGACTAGACGGGTCGTCCTTGGCTTTGCACCTAGCCTAATAGAGAGCATGATATCGTTGCAGAAATGTTCCTTAAGAGTAGCTGTGGGAACACTCCGGCTCAGCTGTCTT CCCAGGACTGGCCTGCTTGAATCTCCGAGGGCCCTATTCAGCACTACACATCTGAAGGAGGAGCGACAAATATGCAAGGAGGGAACGGCAACCCTCCAGCCTATCCCACTGAAGTATCGGATCCCCCGAGGGACGTGGGATACACATATGCACGTTGTGGAACCAGAGCGCTTTCCAGTTTCCGCGAATGCAGTCTATCAGCCCCCCGAACATACCGTTGACGATGCGATAAGTTTCGAATCTACTCTTGGCATCGAAAAAATTGTACTGGTTCAACCATCCATCTACGGAACCGACAACTCTTGTCTACTTGAAGCACTCAAAACCCTCGGACCTTCTCGCGGGCGAGGAGTCGTTGTGATTGATCCGACCAACATAGACACCGAGACTCTGGAGGAATGGCATTCGCTGGGTGTACGCGGCGTGCGGGTGAATCTCAAATCAGTGGGCAAGGTGCTCAGCGAGCATGAGCTTACCGAGACGCTGCTGCAACATGCGCAAATAGTACGGCCCTTTGGGTGGACTATTCAAGTCTACGTGTCGTTGGATATGGTTCCCCTGCTGGAGAAAGTTGTCCCACAGCTCGGAGTCAAGCTGTGTATTGACCATTTTGGAGGGCCGGATCTGGCCGCAGTTGAACACAACGGGGAATCGTTTAACCCCTATACGCTCCCGGGATTTTCCTCGTTAATCTCGCTTCTGCGAGGCGGAGAGACCTACGTGAAGATCTCTGCCCCGTACCGTCTCAGCAAAGACGAGGAGTATCGGGACCTGGAAGCGATGGCCCAGGAGTTCCTTGAAGCCGCTCCGGACCGTGTGATATACGCCACCGACTGGCCACATACGCGGTTCTCTGGCGTGGACATCGAACCATTCACCGAAACATGTCTACGGATATGTGCAAAGGAGCCTGGATTGGCGGAGCGGGTGTTTCGAGACAACGCGGAAGAGATGTTGAGGGGGGTATAG
- a CDS encoding type 1 glutamine amidotransferase domain-containing protein (COG:S;~EggNog:ENOG410PM77;~InterPro:IPR029062,IPR032633;~MEROPS:MER0038141;~PFAM:PF01965,PF17124) — protein sequence MPPKKVLIILSDATSFPLHNTSTGTQEQPTGFFLPELAKPLSKLLSAGHEVTFASPKGLTPQPDPNSESLLTFAGNFYERQREQDLIARMRRENGFSSPRPFASISDDELKTFAAVFIPGGHAPLVDLGGDEELGRILRYFHQENKPTAAICHGPLALLSTRKVGDGEFAYKGYEITCWSDAEEKVMETLLRGEIDKVESQLRDAGAVMVEGGREKLGKTTLCRELLTGGNPLAAEELGERFVRMVSV from the coding sequence ATGCCTCCCAAAAAAGTCCTCATAATCCTCAGCGACGcgacctccttccccctgcACAACACCTCAACCGGCACCCAAGAACAACCAAccggcttcttcctcccagaACTCGCCAAACCGCTCTCCAAACTCCTCTCGGCAGGCCACGAAGTAACCTTCGCCTCACCGAAAGGCCTCACCCCCCAACCCGACCCGAACAGCGAATCCCTCCTCACTTTCGCAGGCAACTTCTACGAACGCCAGCGAGAACAAGACCTCATCGCGCGCATGCGACGCGAAAACGGCTTCTCATCGCCGCGCCCCTTCGCCAGCATCTCCGACGACGAACTGAAGACCTTCGCGGCGGTGTTCATCCCCGGGGGCCATGCGCCGCTGGTGGATCTCGGTGGGGATGAGGAATTAGGACGGATCTTGCGGTATTTTCATCAGGAGAATAAGCCCACGGCGGCGATTTGTCATGGCCCGTTGGCGTTGTTGAGTACGAGGAaggttggtgatggggagtTTGCGTATAAGGGGTATGAGATTACGTGTTGGAGTgatgcggaggagaaggttatGGAGACGTTGTTGAGGGGGGAGATTGATAAGGTGGAGAGTCAGTTGAGGGATGCTGGGGCTgtgatggtggaggggggcAGGGAGAAGTTGGGCAAGACGACGCTTTGTAGGGAGTTGTTGACGGGGGGGAATCCgttggcggcggaggagttgggggagAGGTTTgtgaggatggtgagtgTTTGA
- a CDS encoding uncharacterized protein (SECRETED:SignalP(1-19)), with product MHLKSILLTLAASTTLVAAGSDYYCLMAQDGTGMIQSPYCCDSFSPTPGDSIAQQGENCQSMDGYEWVDQCPQGGTVKCCYTIGPEFICTAEAEQNTDDD from the exons ATGCATCTCaaatccatcctcctcacacTCGCCGCATCGACGACCCTCGTCGCTGCCGGCAGCGACTACTATTGTCTCATGGCGCAGGACGGCACGGGCATGATCCAGAGCCCGTACTGCTGTGATAGTTTTTCTCCTACGCCGGGAGATTCGATTGCTCAGCAGGGGGAGAATT GCCagtcgatggatggatatgagTGGGTGGATCAGTGTCCTCAGGGTGGGACTGTTAAGTGTTGTTATACTATT GGTCCCGAGTTCATCTGcacagcagaagcagagcagAACACGGATGATGATTGA
- the agdC gene encoding putative alpha-glucosidase (CAZy:GH31;~COG:G;~EggNog:ENOG410PHCX;~InterPro:IPR025887,IPR000322,IPR017853,IPR011013, IPR013780,IPR031727;~PFAM:PF13802,PF01055,PF16863;~SECRETED:SignalP(1-14);~go_function: GO:0003824 - catalytic activity [Evidence IEA];~go_function: GO:0004553 - hydrolase activity, hydrolyzing O-glycosyl compounds [Evidence IEA];~go_function: GO:0030246 - carbohydrate binding [Evidence IEA];~go_process: GO:0005975 - carbohydrate metabolic process [Evidence IEA]): MLGPLLFLLPLVGAAVIGPRAGSPSCPGYKASNVQKSARSLTADLTLAGAPCNSYGKDLEDLKLLVEYQTDERLHVMIYDADEEVYQVPESVLPRVGSDKDSEDSVLEFDYVEEPFSFTISKGDEVLFDSSASTLVFQSQYVRLRTWLPDDPYVYGLGEHSDPMRLPTYNYTRTLWNRDAYGTPNNTNLYGSHPVYYDHRGKSGTHGVFLLNSNGMDIKINQTTDGKQYLEYNLLGGVLDFYFFYGEDPKQASMEYSKIVGLPAMQSYWTFGLHQCRYGYRDVYELAEVVYNYSQAKIPLETMWTDIDYMDKRRVFTLDPQRFPFEKMRELVNYLHNHDQHYIVMVDPAVSVSNNTAYLTGVRDNVFLHNQNGSLYEGAVWPGVTVFPDWFNEDTQDYWTAQFQQFFDPKSGVDIDALWIDMNEASNFCPYPCLDPAAFAISDDLPPAAPPVRPSSPIPLPGFPADFQPSSKRSVKRAQGDKGKKVGLPNRNLTDPPYTIRNAAGVLSMSTIETDLIHAGEGYAEYDTHNLYGTMMSSASRTAMQARRPDVRPLVITRSTFAGAGAHVGHWLGDNLSDWVHYRISIAQILSFASMFQIPMVGADVCGFGSNTTEELCGRWASLGAFYTFYRNHNELGDIPQEFYRWPTVAESARKAIDIRYRLLDYIYTALHRQSQTGEPFLQPQFYLYPEDSNTFANDRQFFYGDAVLVSPVLDEGSTSVNAYFPDDIFYDWYTGAVVRGHGENITLSNINITHIPLHIRGGNIIPVRTSSGMTTTEVRKQGFELIIAPDLDDTASGSLYLDDGDSLNPSSVTELEFTYSNGELHVQGTFGQKAVPKVEKCTLLGKSARTFKGFALDAPVNLKLK, from the exons ATGTTGGggcctttgctttttctcttacCCCTTGTGGGCGCCGCTGTCATTGGTCCCCGGGCAGGCAGTCCGAGTTGCCCCGGGTATAAGGCGTCCAATGTGCAAAAGTCTGCTAGGTCTTTGACTGCGGATCTGACTCTAGCTGGTGCGCCCTGTAATAGCTATGGCAAGGACTTGGAGGACCTCAAGTTGCTTGTGGAGTATCAGACCG ATGAACGGCTACATGTTATGATCTATGATGCCGACGAAGAAGTCTATCAAGTTCCTGAATCGGTCCTTCCGCGCGTGGGCAGTGACAAGGACTCTGAGGACAGTGTTTTGGAATTCGACTATGTGGAAGAACCGTTTTCGTTCACTATCTCCAAGGGAGATGAGGTCCTGTTTGACTCTTCGGCATCCACCCTGGTTTTTCAGTCGCAATATGTCAGGCTTCGCACCTGGCTGCCCGATGACCCGTATGTGTATGGTCTCGGAGAGCACTCTGACCCTATGCGTTTGCCAACGTACAACTACACGCGGACCTTGTGGAACCGCGACGCGTATGGCACTCCGAACAACACCAACTTGTACGGCAGTCATCCTGTGTACTATGATCATCGTGGAAAGTCCGGAACTCATGGAGTCTTCTTGCTGAACTCTAATGGTATGGATATCAAGATCAATCAGACCACAGATGGGAAGCAGTACTTGGAATACAACCTTCTCGGTGGTGTTCTGGACTTTTACTTCTTCTATGGAGAAGATCCTAAGCAAGCGAGCATGGAGTACTCAAAGATTGTCGGTCTCCCGGCAATGCAAAGTTACTGGACCTTCGGT TTACACCAATGCCGTTATGGATACCGCGATGTCTATGAACTCGCCGAAGTGGTCTACAACTACAGCCAGGCAAAGATCCCATTGGAGACGATGTGGACCGATATCGATTACATGGACAAGAGGAGGGTATTCACACTTGATCCTCAGAGGTTCCCGTTCGAAAAGATGCGGGAGCTGGTAAATTACCTCCACAATCACGATCAGCATTACATTGTCATGGTCGACCCGGCTGTGAGCGTGAGCA ATAACACGGCATATCTCACCGGTGTGAGAGACAATGTTTTCCTTCACAATCAGAATGGTAGTCTGTATGAGG GTGCTGTTTGGCCTGGTGTGACGGTCTTCCCAGACTGGTTCAATGAGGATACTCAGGATTACTGGACTGCACAATTCCAGCAGTTCTTTGATCCCAAGTCAGGAGTCGATATCGACGCCCTGTGGATTGATATGAACGAAGCATCCAACTTCTGCCCGTATCCTTGTCTTGACCCAGCGGCCTTTGCAATCTCCGATGACCTCCCACCTGCAGCACCGCCTGTGCGGCCAAGCAGCCCGATTCCACTACCTGGGTTCCCGGCGGACTTCCAGCCTTCATCCAAGCGATCTGTTAAGAGGGCGCAAGGTGATaaagggaagaaggtcgGGTTGCCCAATCGCAACCTCACTGACCCGCCGTACACAATCCGGAATGCCGCAGGCGTACTCAGTATGAGCACTATCGAGACGGATCTCATTCATGCAGGTGAAGGGTATGCCGAGTATGATACGCACAATCTTTACGGAACAA TGATGAGCTCTGCTTCCCGCACGGCTATGCAGGCTCGCCGTCCCGATGTGAGGCCTTTGGTCATCACTCGCAGTACATTTGCGGGTGCTGGAGCGCACGTAGGACACTG GTTGGGCGACAACCTTAGCGATTGGGTTCACTACCGGATCTCCATCGCGCAGATCCTCTCCTTCGCATCGATGTTCCAGATCCCAATGGTTGGAGCTGACGTGTGTGGGTTTGGTAGCAACACGACGGAGGAATTGTGTGGCCGATGGGCGTCACTTGGTGCCTTCTATACGTTCTACCGCAATCACAACGAGCTAGGCGATATACCGCAAGAGTTCTACCGCTGGCCCACGGTTGCGGAGTCCGCCCGCAAGGCCATTGACATCCGGTACAGGCTCCTCGATTACATTTACACTGCTCTCCACCGGCAAAGCCAGACCGGCGAGCCATTCTTGCAGCCTCAATTCTACTTGTACCCTGAGGATTCAAACACCTTTGCGAACGACCGACAGTTCTTCTACGGTGACGCCGTTCTGGTCAGCCCTGTCCTGGATGAGGGATCCACCTCAGTCAACGCATACTTCCCGGATGACATTTTCTACGACTGGTACACAGGAGCAGTGGTGCGCGGACACGGAGAAAACATCACGctcagcaacatcaacatcacccacATCCCTTTGCACATTCGCGGTGGAAACATCATCCCTGTCAGGACGTCCAGCGGCATGACGACCACTGAAGTTCGCAAGCAGGGCTTCGAACTGATCATCGCACCCGACTTGGATGACACCGCATCCGGCAGTCTGTatttggatgatggagacTCGTTGAACCCGTCATCTGTGACGGAGCTCGAGTTCACGTACAGCAACGGGGAGTTGCACGTCCAGGGTACATTTGGACAGAAGGCCGTCCCCAAGGTGGAGAAATGTACCTTGCTGGGGAAGTCAGCGCGGACGTTCAAGGGCTTTGCACTCGATGCTCCTGTGAACTTGAAATTGAAGTAG
- the LAD1_1 gene encoding NAD(P)-dependent alcohol dehydrogenase (COG:Q;~EggNog:ENOG410PJR0;~InterPro:IPR013154,IPR013149,IPR002328,IPR036291, IPR011032;~PFAM:PF00107,PF08240;~go_function: GO:0008270 - zinc ion binding [Evidence IEA];~go_function: GO:0016491 - oxidoreductase activity [Evidence IEA];~go_process: GO:0055114 - oxidation-reduction process [Evidence IEA]) gives MATATVLEKANIGVFTNTKHDLWVADAKPTLEEVKTGQGLQPGEVTIEVRSTGICGSDVHFWHAGCIGPMIVTGDHILGHESAGQVVAVAPDVTSLKPGDRVAVEPNIICNACEPCLTGRYNGCENVQFLSTPPVDGLLRRYVNHPAIWCHKIGDMSYEDGALLEPLSVSLAGIERSGLRLGDPCLVTGAGPIGLITLLSARAAGASPIVITDIDEGRLEFAKSLVPDVRTYKVQTGLSAEQNAEGIINVFNDGQGSGPGALRPRIAMECTGVESSVASAIWSVKFGGKVFVIGVGKNEMTVPFMRLSTWEIDLQYQYRYCNTWPRAIRLVRNGVIDLKKLVTHRFLLEDAIKAFETAANPKTGAIKVQIMSSEDDVKAASAGQKI, from the exons ATGGCTACCGCAACTGTTCTTGAGAAGGCGAACATTGGCGTGTTCACAAACACCAAGCATGACTTGTGGGTCGCTGACGCGAAACCCACGCTCGAGGAGGTCAAGACCGGCCAAGGATTGCAGCCTGGTGAGGTTACAATCGAGGTTCGCAGCACCGGAATCTGCGG GTCCGATGTGCACTTCTGGCATGCAGGCTGCATTGGGCCTATGATCGTCACAGGAGACCACATCCTGGGTCACGAGTCCGCGGGACAAGTCGTGGCTGTTGCGCCCGATGTCACCTCCCTCAAGCCTGGCGACCGTGTCGCTGTCGAGCCTAACATCATTTGCAACGCTTGTGAACCCTGCCTGACTGGTCGCTACAACGGTTGTGAAAATGTTCAGTTCCTCTCCACCCCTCCCGTCGACGGACTGCTGCGTCGCTATGTCAACCATCCCGCTATTTGGTGCCACAAGATTGGTGATATGAGTTATGAAGATGGTGCGCTCTTGGAACCTCTGAGTGTTTCTCTGGCGGGTATTGAGCGTAGTGGCCTTCGCTTGGGTGACCCATGCCTGGTCACTGGTGCTGGGCCCATTGGTCTCATCACCCTGTTGAGTGCTCGTGCGGCTGGAGCTAGCCCCATCGTTATCACCGACATTGATGAGGGTCGGTTGGAATTCGCCAAGTCGCTGGTCCCTGACGTTCGCACCTACAAGGTGCAGACTGGCCTCTCTGCTGAGCAGAATGCCGAAGGTATCATCAACGTCTTCAACGATGGACAAGGCTCGGGGCCTGGCGCTTTGAGGCCTCGCATTGCGATGGAGTGCACTGGTGTGGAGAGCAGTGTGGCTTCGGCCATCTGGAGTGTCAAGTTCGGCGGCAAGGTCTTCGTCATTGGCGTCGGAAAGAACGAGATGACCGTTCCTTTTATGCGTCTCAGTACTTGGGAGATTGACCTTCAGTACCAGTACCGGTACTGCAACACCTGGCCTCGCGCGATCCGCTTGGTGAGGAACGGTGTTATCGACTTGAAGAAGCTTGTGACGCACCGCTTCCTCTTGGAGGATGCGATCAAGGCCTTCGAGACGGCTGCCAACCCCAAGACAGGTGCCATCAAGGTTCAAATCATGAGCTCCGAAGACGATGTTAAGGCTGCTTCCGCTGGTCAGAAGATCTAA
- a CDS encoding intradiol ring-cleavage dioxygenase (COG:Q;~EggNog:ENOG410PWWV;~InterPro:IPR015889;~SECRETED:SignalP(1-18);~go_function: GO:0005506 - iron ion binding [Evidence IEA];~go_function: GO:0016702 - oxidoreductase activity, acting on single donors with incorporation of molecular oxygen, incorporation of two atoms of oxygen [Evidence IEA];~go_process: GO:0055114 - oxidation-reduction process [Evidence IEA]), which translates to MHFFSFLVAATLASLAIAHPGPHKKATRAEISRRQELSSRCAHHAGEYNAKRWKRSLEKRQNITTIEATTEAPYYKTIQNETCVLTPDVTPGPYWWTESQTLRQDIREDQPGVPLSLDIGVMDMATCGPLEGVLVDVWHCNATGKYSSFTGLRNDIPKSETLQELNLTWFEPGQSDIHTDNQTWLRGMWPTDSNGMVEMKTIFPGQLYNNSLGIYRHADMRSLKLAGFYFGRSIHIHIQVHTDWVLRDNGTLASGNTVSTGQVFFDEELEQEIMALEPYSSVTGIQRLVNGLDDTFHNENTDGYNAIVSVVPMDGVDVRNGMIGYITVGVDTEAVDPEFPVR; encoded by the coding sequence ATGCATTTCTTCAGCTTCCTCGTTGCAGCTACCTTAGCCTCATTGGCCATCGCACACCCGGGCCCTCATAAAAAAGCCACGAGGGCCGAAATATCCCGTCGACAGGAACTGTCTTCTCGTTGCGCTCACCATGCCGGCGAATACAACGCaaagagatggaagaggagcctgGAAAAGCGGCAGAATATTACGACTATCGAGGCCACAACGGAAGCACCTTACTATAAGACGATTCAGAATGAAACCTGCGTGCTTACGCCCGACGTGACTCCCGGACCTTATTGGTGGACAGAGTCTCAGACACTTCGGCAGGATATTAGGGAAGATCAGCCAGGTGTGCCGCTGTCGCTTGATATTGGGGTGATGGATATGGCGACATGTGGACCCTTGGAAGGGGTGCTCGTGGACGTTTGGCACTGCAATGCTACGGGCAAATATTCAAGTTTTACTGGGCTGCGAAATGACATCCCCAAATCTGAAACGCTACAAGAGCTTAACCTGACCTGGTTTGAGCCTGGACAGTCGGATATTCATACGGATAATCAGACTTGGTTGCGGGGCATGTGGCCGACGGATAGTaatgggatggtggagatgaagactaTTTTCCCAGGTCAGTTGTACAACAATTCTCTGGGAATTTATAGACATGCTGATATGAGGAGTTTGAAACTTGCAGGCTTTTACTTCGGGAGATCAATCCACATTCATATTCAAGTGCATACCGACTGGGTGCTGAGAGATAACGGCACCCTGGCGAGTGGGAATACCGTGAGCACGGGGCAGGTTTTCTTCGATGAAGAACTTGAGCAGGAGATTATGGCGTTGGAGCCGTATTCTTCTGTGACAGGGATTCAGCGACTCGTTAATGGTCTCGATGACACGTTCCACAATGAAAATACCGATGGGTATAATGCGATTGTGTCGGTGGTTCCCATGGATGGGGTCGATGTGAGGAATGGGATGATCGGGTATATTACTGTTGGTGTGGATACAGAAGCTGTAGACCCTGAATTCCCGGTTCGATAA
- a CDS encoding F1F0 ATP synthase subunit g (COG:C;~EggNog:ENOG410PPI0;~InterPro:IPR006808;~PFAM:PF04718;~go_component: GO:0000276 - mitochondrial proton-transporting ATP synthase complex, coupling factor F(o) [Evidence IEA];~go_function: GO:0015078 - proton transmembrane transporter activity [Evidence IEA];~go_process: GO:0015986 - ATP synthesis coupled proton transport [Evidence IEA]) yields the protein MPATASRAVLRQSQFLTRRSAVRYASSTSEAASKAGETASSAASKASEGLSRVSSTAGPAISNAAQGLGSALRKVGGRTGKVIAFVDSMIPPTVYYSKVGIELAKLVFRGQNMTPPNMATFQAYFQPLTNAFRNPAAFKNSSFAPSNIISRVRTANKKEIALAGVTAAEIVGFFTVGEIIGRMNIVGYKGQPEHHGHH from the exons ATGCCCGCCACGGCGTCCCGTGCCGTGCTTCGGCAATCGCAGTTCCTGACCCGCAGGTCTGCGGTCAGGTAcgcttcttcgacctccgAAGCCGCTTCCAAGGCTGGTGAGACTGcttcctctgctgcctcGAAGGCGTCTGAGGGTCTTTCTCGCGTCTCTTCGACGGCTGGCCCCGCCATCTCGAACGCCGCCCAGGGTCTCGGTAGCGCCCTCAGGAAGGTCGGTGGAAGGACCGGAAAAGTCATCGCTTTTGTCGATT CCATGATACCCCCTACCGTCTACTACTCGAAGGTCGGAATCGAGCTTGCTAAGCTGGTCTTCCGTGGCCAGAACATGACTCCTCC CAACATGGCCACCTTCCAGGCTTACTTCCAGCCTCTGACCAACGCCTTCCGTAACCCTGCCGCCTTCAAGAACTCCAGCTTCGCTCCCTCGAACATCATCTCCCGCGTTCGTACCgccaacaagaaggagatcGCTCTGGCTGGTGTCACCGCTGCGGAGATCGTTGGTTTCTTCACCGTTGGCGAGATCATCGGTCGGATGAACATCGTCGGCTACAAGGGACAGCCTGAGCACCACGGACACCACTAG
- a CDS encoding uncharacterized protein (COG:S;~EggNog:ENOG410PQ91;~SECRETED:SignalP(1-16)), which produces MVIGLLAITAIPTVTGVAMGVSEQRKANERKNDERRMAKFNIDVAPPPNEEPDDEVQGLRVVLRDFKVYLDDPVPSKRKVPAHTAAAFYIEYPEPDHMKHLKRGFGLATTISDNPPMLGWLYADSNTHEMKYGNRSSSCDHVVGPWDWEDEETTVTLEENRQFVAVQEDDGCWALYYDRDGDDLERVLEEQGKLDNDFQPLRLKRNLIEEPVQKTKNDNS; this is translated from the exons ATGGTTATCGGTCTCCTAGCAATTACCGCCATCCCCACCGTGACCGGCGTGGCCATGGGGGTGAGTGAACAGCGCAAAGCAaatgagaggaagaatgatgAGCGACGCATGGCAAAGTTTAATATCGATgtcgcaccaccaccaaatgAGGAACCTGACGATGAGGTACAAGGGTTACGGGTGGTGCTGAGGGACTTCAAG GTTTATCTCGATGATCCTGTGCCCTCGAAGCGAAAAGTCCCCGCGCACACCGCGGCAGCGTTTTATATTGAGTATCCAGAGCCAGACCATATGAAGCACCTCAAGCGGGGATTTGGATTGGCAACCACCATTTCAGATAACCCGCCGATGTTGGGTTGGCTATACGCGGATAGTAACACACATGAAATGAAGTATGGAAACCGGTCATCGAGTTGCGATCATGTTGTTGGGCCGTGGgattgggaggatgaggagaccACGGTGACACTGGAGGAGAACAGACAATTTGTGGCAGTGCAAGAAGACGATGGCTGTTGGGCGCTATACTACGATCGCGATGGCGATGATCTAGAACGTGTATTGGAGGAACAGGGAAAATTGGATAATGATTTCCAACCCTTGCGATTGAAGCGGAACCTGATTGAAGAGCCTGtacaaaaaacaaaaaatgaTAATTCGTGA